In Blautia wexlerae DSM 19850, a single window of DNA contains:
- a CDS encoding DUF6061 family protein, which yields MRTIYAEYNINHDSIDVYTSAGYMLRIDCWEAEKNLKTTYGSECALTSLAVDEPLEYARLYLDGNLQMWVDTEDSLELY from the coding sequence ATGAGAACAATTTATGCAGAATATAATATAAACCACGATAGTATTGATGTTTACACAAGTGCTGGATATATGCTTCGCATTGATTGCTGGGAAGCTGAAAAAAATTTAAAAACCACATATGGATCAGAATGTGCGCTTACTTCATTGGCTGTGGATGAGCCTTTGGAATATGCAAGATTATATCTTGATGGCAATTTACAGATGTGGGTGGATACAGAAGATTCATTAGAACTTTATTAA
- a CDS encoding DUF5104 domain-containing protein, whose translation MKKVLLLSSVIIILGLTGCSNKYFNDWFSSEQNETDKMCQQIIEACKQQDSEKLKSLFSEESKKNIENLDTEISAFFDYIEGSIQRFEGDCASSSESNYGKRKTELDGMYLILTEKERYCMNFYMYSQDDENAQNVGIYKIEIALESEVAEDNFIWDNPPNGIFVGGQN comes from the coding sequence ATGAAAAAAGTATTGTTGCTTTCCAGTGTGATTATTATACTCGGTTTAACAGGCTGCTCTAACAAATATTTCAATGACTGGTTTAGCTCTGAACAAAATGAAACGGATAAGATGTGTCAACAAATTATCGAGGCATGTAAGCAACAGGATTCAGAGAAACTAAAATCTCTATTTTCCGAAGAAAGCAAAAAGAACATTGAGAATTTAGACACTGAAATCTCTGCTTTTTTCGATTATATTGAGGGCAGTATCCAAAGGTTTGAGGGCGATTGTGCATCATCAAGTGAAAGCAACTATGGTAAAAGGAAAACGGAATTGGATGGTATGTATCTCATATTGACAGAGAAGGAAAGGTATTGTATGAATTTTTATATGTATAGTCAGGATGATGAAAATGCCCAAAATGTGGGGATATATAAAATTGAAATTGCATTGGAGAGCGAAGTGGCTGAGGATAATTTTATATGGGATAATCCCCCAAACGGTATTTTTGTTGGAGGACAAAATTGA
- a CDS encoding DUF6560 family protein — MNNFLRMCLNIITQIGPYLVVLLLLKYLVNLQQKRAKEREEEQKKGIIRTHYIIKTEKVLTMFFVLAVFLFGGATVASAIQQDDLLPPIGFSIFFIVSLIGSLNMIMWKLEVNGDEITWRSTSGRKRTFHFEDITYCERKKGSMRVYVNGEKLFTIDSNIDKEEFMEDIKRRRIPVKSYWANQHKKNRK; from the coding sequence ATGAATAATTTTTTACGAATGTGTTTGAATATAATTACACAAATAGGTCCCTATTTAGTTGTACTTCTTCTTTTGAAATATCTTGTAAATCTTCAACAAAAGAGAGCTAAAGAACGAGAGGAAGAACAGAAAAAGGGAATAATTAGGACGCATTATATAATAAAAACCGAAAAAGTACTTACTATGTTTTTTGTATTGGCGGTGTTTCTTTTTGGGGGAGCTACGGTAGCCAGTGCTATTCAACAAGATGATTTATTGCCACCAATTGGTTTTAGTATTTTCTTTATTGTTTCTTTAATCGGCTCATTGAACATGATTATGTGGAAACTGGAAGTGAACGGAGATGAAATCACATGGCGTTCAACTTCTGGAAGAAAGAGAACTTTTCACTTTGAAGATATTACCTATTGCGAGAGAAAGAAAGGTTCTATGCGTGTATATGTAAATGGAGAAAAATTATTTACCATTGATAGTAATATTGACAAAGAAGAATTTATGGAGGACATAAAAAGAAGAAGAATCCCTGTAAAATCTTACTGGGCAAATCAGCATAAGAAAAATCGTAAATGA
- a CDS encoding TnpV protein — translation MTELKSRIHDKSNGLDYVLVGDYYVPDLKLPEEHRPIGMWGRLHRTYLEQYRPTRFSALCLSGELHTYLADLDEQATERCSLIIEQMKQAEGVTETMKADNQMLWVQSMNSIRNRAEEIIRQEMIYC, via the coding sequence ATGACAGAATTGAAATCACGAATCCATGACAAAAGCAACGGTCTGGACTATGTTCTTGTGGGCGATTACTATGTGCCGGACTTGAAGCTACCGGAGGAACACCGCCCTATCGGTATGTGGGGCAGACTGCACAGGACATATTTGGAGCAGTACCGCCCTACAAGGTTCTCTGCCCTCTGTTTATCCGGCGAACTGCATACTTACCTTGCTGACCTGGACGAACAGGCAACGGAAAGGTGCAGCCTTATCATTGAGCAGATGAAACAAGCCGAGGGCGTGACCGAAACCATGAAAGCAGACAATCAGATGTTGTGGGTACAGTCCATGAACTCTATCCGTAACCGAGCCGAAGAAATCATCAGACAGGAAATGATTTACTGCTGA
- a CDS encoding recombinase family protein, with the protein MKDPENPDHWIIDEEAAEVVRRIYRMTIEGKGPYQIARELSEEKIERPSYYLGKKGLGNHASNYDKENPYMWRGNQVTTLIARPEYIGKTVNFRTFKNSYKDKKTKRADKEDWVVFDDTQEPIVDEETWLLAQKLRQNVRKADPMGEPNVLTGKIYCADCGAPMYNHRQRKGRERIYYTAKGEKRTSHSNPADCYECSTYNLGCQRYDRHCTCHHISTKALKSIILKTIQETCHYVSLNEREFVYSLQEESAMKDIAVSETVKNRIERNQKRVHELDMLIRKIYEDNVIGRLPDRLFQSMLTDYENEQNELNKIIETDTADMQRIIGGQNNVERFLKLVKKYENITELTPAMINEFIDKILVHEPQGKGADRTTEVEIYLNYVGQFQVPVEQHEPTEEERIAAEKEAERLRRKRESNRKYMKKIREKSKEFAEHERIAEEKSSDSNVCVEQNVTSKSNRQKVKGEKIA; encoded by the coding sequence TTGAAAGACCCCGAAAACCCCGACCATTGGATTATTGATGAAGAAGCTGCTGAAGTAGTCCGCAGAATTTATCGCATGACTATTGAGGGAAAAGGACCTTATCAGATAGCAAGAGAACTTTCAGAAGAAAAAATAGAAAGACCGTCTTATTATCTTGGAAAAAAGGGACTTGGAAATCATGCAAGCAACTATGACAAAGAAAATCCGTATATGTGGCGAGGAAATCAGGTTACTACTCTGATTGCCCGACCAGAGTATATTGGAAAGACTGTCAACTTCAGGACATTCAAAAATTCCTATAAGGACAAAAAGACGAAAAGGGCAGACAAGGAAGATTGGGTGGTTTTTGATGATACACAAGAGCCTATTGTCGATGAAGAAACATGGCTGCTTGCTCAAAAGTTAAGACAGAATGTAAGAAAAGCCGATCCTATGGGCGAGCCTAATGTTCTGACCGGAAAGATTTACTGTGCTGATTGTGGTGCGCCGATGTATAATCACAGGCAGCGGAAAGGGCGAGAAAGAATATACTATACTGCCAAAGGCGAAAAAAGGACAAGTCATTCCAATCCGGCAGATTGTTATGAATGTTCCACATATAATCTGGGTTGTCAGAGATATGACCGGCATTGTACTTGCCACCATATTTCAACAAAAGCACTTAAAAGCATCATTCTGAAAACCATACAGGAGACTTGCCATTATGTTTCTTTGAATGAGCGGGAGTTTGTTTATTCTCTGCAAGAAGAATCGGCGATGAAAGATATTGCTGTTTCTGAAACTGTAAAAAACCGCATTGAAAGAAATCAGAAGCGAGTTCACGAACTGGATATGCTTATCAGGAAAATCTATGAAGATAATGTGATTGGAAGATTGCCGGACAGACTTTTTCAGAGTATGCTTACTGATTATGAAAATGAGCAGAACGAGCTGAACAAGATTATTGAGACTGACACCGCTGATATGCAACGGATTATAGGCGGTCAAAATAATGTGGAGCGTTTTCTAAAGCTGGTTAAAAAGTATGAGAATATTACAGAACTTACTCCTGCCATGATAAATGAATTTATCGACAAAATTCTGGTTCACGAGCCACAAGGAAAAGGTGCAGACCGCACCACAGAGGTGGAGATATATCTTAACTATGTCGGGCAATTTCAAGTACCTGTGGAGCAGCATGAACCAACAGAGGAAGAAAGGATTGCTGCTGAAAAAGAGGCGGAACGACTTCGCAGAAAACGAGAATCCAATCGTAAGTATATGAAAAAGATTCGTGAGAAATCAAAAGAATTTGCGGAGCATGAGCGTATAGCAGAAGAAAAAAGTTCTGATAGCAATGTGTGTGTTGAACAGAACGTCACAAGCAAATCAAATCGGCAAAAAGTGAAAGGAGAAAAAATAGCATGA
- a CDS encoding ParA family protein, whose amino-acid sequence MNTQIIAIANQKGGVGKTTTCANLGIGLAQAGRKVLLIDGDPQGSLTISLGHPQPDKLPFTLSDAMGRILMDEPLRPSEGILHHPEGVDLMPADIQLSGMEVSLVNAMSRETILRQYLDTVKGQYSHILIDCQPSLGMLTVNALAAANRVIIPVQAEYLPAKGLEQLLQTVNKVKRQINPKLQIDGILLTMVDNRTNFAKEIAALMRETYGSKIKVFATEIPHSVRAKEISAEGKSIFAHDPGGKVAESYKNLTQEVTKLEKQREKSRAGIGR is encoded by the coding sequence GTGAACACACAAATTATCGCCATCGCCAACCAGAAAGGCGGCGTTGGCAAGACAACGACCTGTGCCAACCTGGGGATCGGGCTGGCGCAGGCCGGACGAAAGGTGCTGCTGATCGACGGAGACCCGCAAGGCAGCCTGACCATCAGCCTGGGCCATCCCCAACCAGACAAGCTGCCCTTTACCCTGTCCGACGCGATGGGCCGTATTCTGATGGATGAGCCGCTGCGACCCAGCGAGGGTATCCTGCACCACCCGGAGGGTGTTGACCTGATGCCTGCGGACATCCAGTTGTCTGGTATGGAGGTTTCTCTGGTGAACGCCATGAGCCGCGAGACCATCTTGCGGCAGTATCTGGACACCGTAAAGGGACAGTATTCCCATATCCTCATTGATTGCCAGCCCTCTCTGGGGATGCTCACGGTCAATGCCCTGGCAGCCGCCAATAGGGTCATAATTCCCGTCCAGGCAGAGTATCTGCCCGCCAAGGGTTTGGAACAACTGCTCCAAACAGTAAATAAGGTGAAGCGGCAGATCAACCCAAAACTCCAGATTGACGGCATCCTGCTGACGATGGTGGACAACCGCACCAACTTTGCCAAGGAGATCGCCGCCCTGATGCGGGAGACCTACGGCAGCAAAATCAAGGTGTTCGCCACCGAGATTCCCCATTCTGTTAGGGCAAAGGAAATCAGCGCCGAGGGCAAGAGCATTTTTGCCCATGACCCCGGCGGCAAGGTGGCTGAGAGCTACAAAAATCTGACGCAGGAGGTGACGAAACTTGAAAAGCAGCGCGAAAAAAGTAGAGCTGGCATCGGTAGATGA
- a CDS encoding ParB/RepB/Spo0J family partition protein: MKSSAKKVELASVDDLFSTEESRADAQRERVLEIPLSELHPFKNHPFKVKDDESMMETADSIRQYGVLVPAIARPDPDGGYELVAGHRRHRASELADKETMPVIVRDLDDDAATIIMVDSNLQRESLLPSERAFAYKMKLEAMKRQAGRPSKNSAQLGRNFDGKESREILAEQVGQSRNQISRYIRLTELIPELLDMVDERKIALNPAYELSFLKKEEQVQLLDAMDSEQATPSLSQAQRLKKFSQEGHLSIDVMRAIMGEEKKSDLDKVTFTSDTLRKYFPKSYTPQRMQETIIKLLEQWQKKRQRDQER, from the coding sequence TTGAAAAGCAGCGCGAAAAAAGTAGAGCTGGCATCGGTAGATGACCTGTTTTCTACCGAGGAAAGCCGTGCCGACGCACAGCGGGAACGGGTGTTGGAAATCCCGCTGTCTGAGCTGCACCCTTTTAAGAACCATCCGTTCAAAGTCAAGGATGATGAATCCATGATGGAAACTGCGGACAGTATCCGGCAGTATGGTGTGCTGGTTCCGGCGATTGCAAGACCTGACCCGGATGGCGGCTATGAATTAGTAGCCGGACACAGGCGGCACAGGGCCAGTGAACTGGCGGATAAAGAAACCATGCCGGTCATTGTCCGGGATTTGGACGATGACGCTGCCACCATCATCATGGTGGACAGCAACTTGCAGCGTGAAAGCTTGCTCCCCAGCGAAAGGGCCTTTGCCTACAAGATGAAGTTGGAGGCTATGAAACGGCAGGCTGGGAGACCTTCTAAAAATTCCGCCCAACTTGGGCGGAATTTCGATGGAAAGGAATCCAGAGAAATTTTGGCAGAACAGGTCGGCCAAAGCCGTAACCAGATTTCCCGCTATATCCGCCTAACCGAACTGATACCTGAACTGCTGGATATGGTGGATGAACGAAAAATCGCTCTCAATCCGGCCTATGAGCTGTCGTTCCTGAAAAAAGAGGAACAGGTGCAGCTTTTGGACGCGATGGACAGTGAACAAGCTACCCCTTCTCTCTCCCAGGCTCAGCGGCTCAAGAAATTCAGTCAGGAGGGGCATTTATCCATTGATGTGATGCGGGCCATCATGGGCGAGGAAAAGAAAAGCGATCTGGACAAGGTGACATTCACCTCGGACACCCTGCGGAAGTATTTTCCCAAGAGCTACACGCCCCAGCGGATGCAGGAAACCATTATCAAGCTGCTGGAACAGTGGCAGAAAAAACGCCAGAGAGATCAGGAACGATGA
- a CDS encoding DUF5720 family protein, giving the protein MRDISARELKGHNILAVERFQDNTRRMIEFSVLRSCAYGSPGDEMRLFLTEDGYQAALLSQQRREIKIKRYARIIEGHILDFKPDKRRRHS; this is encoded by the coding sequence ATGAGGGATATTTCAGCCCGCGAGCTGAAAGGACACAACATTCTTGCCGTGGAGCGTTTTCAGGATAACACCCGCCGGATGATTGAGTTTTCTGTCCTGCGTTCTTGTGCCTACGGCAGTCCCGGTGATGAAATGCGGCTGTTTCTTACGGAGGACGGCTATCAGGCCGCCCTCCTGAGCCAGCAGCGCCGGGAAATCAAAATCAAGCGTTACGCCCGTATCATCGAGGGACATATCCTCGATTTTAAGCCGGACAAGCGCCGCCGCCACTCATAA
- a CDS encoding DUF6017 domain-containing protein encodes MAVFRIERTRDYTVMSNHHLRNGKLSLKAKGLLSMMLSLPEDWNYTTRGLAAICKEGVDAIGGALRELETAGYIVRHQLRDRQGRISDTEYVIYEQPQPKNPDTPQPDTASPDTGNPDMENPDTEKPAELNIEKSNTQKSITDGSSTDSIPFRETAAARPPERKGRDAMSVSEIENYRELILENIEYDYLCREFATYREDLDEIVELMVETVCARRKTTRIAGSDFPHEVVRSRFLKLDSEHIRFVMDSLQKNTTEVRNMKQYLLTVLFNAPTTISNHYTSQVNHDMNAGGW; translated from the coding sequence ATGGCCGTATTTCGCATTGAACGAACCAGAGATTATACCGTAATGAGCAATCACCATTTACGCAATGGGAAGCTGTCCCTGAAAGCCAAGGGGCTGCTTTCCATGATGCTGTCCTTACCGGAGGACTGGAACTATACCACCAGAGGGCTTGCCGCCATCTGCAAAGAGGGCGTGGACGCTATCGGCGGCGCGCTGCGGGAGCTGGAAACTGCCGGGTACATTGTCCGCCATCAGCTGCGGGACAGGCAGGGACGGATCAGTGATACCGAGTATGTCATCTACGAGCAGCCACAGCCGAAGAACCCGGATACGCCCCAGCCGGATACGGCTTCACCAGATACGGGAAACCCGGATATGGAGAACCCGGATACGGAAAAGCCCGCAGAATTAAATATAGAGAAATCAAATACTCAAAAATCAATTACGGATGGATCAAGTACCGATTCCATTCCCTTCCGGGAAACAGCGGCGGCAAGACCGCCGGAACGGAAAGGAAGGGATGCGATGTCTGTCTCCGAGATAGAAAATTATCGGGAATTGATTTTAGAGAACATCGAGTATGACTACCTGTGCAGGGAGTTTGCCACCTATCGGGAGGATTTGGACGAGATCGTGGAGCTGATGGTGGAAACCGTCTGTGCCAGACGCAAAACCACCCGGATTGCAGGCAGCGACTTCCCCCACGAGGTGGTGCGCTCCCGTTTTTTGAAGCTGGACAGCGAGCATATCCGGTTTGTCATGGACAGCTTGCAGAAAAACACCACCGAGGTCCGCAACATGAAGCAATACCTGCTGACAGTGCTGTTTAACGCACCCACCACCATCAGCAACCACTACACTTCACAGGTCAATCACGATATGAACGCAGGCGGCTGGTAA
- a CDS encoding BRO family protein, with translation MNQMEIFKNPEFGSIRTFEQDGKVLFCGLDIAVALGYSNPRDALRRHCKGVVKRDTLTEGGPQQLSFIPEGDVYRLIVHSKLPSAERFERWVFDEVLPSIRKHGAYITREKLWEVATSPEAMMKLCSDLLAEREENAALREENAMLEGKAAFYDLFIDLKHSTNLRTTAKELVVPERRFVRFLLEQRFVYRAPSGNVLPYAKPANDGLFTVKDYCNHGHTGSYTLVTPQGKLYFAQLRDSILLMI, from the coding sequence ATGAACCAAATGGAAATTTTCAAAAACCCGGAGTTTGGCAGTATCCGTACTTTTGAGCAGGACGGCAAAGTGCTGTTTTGCGGTTTGGATATTGCAGTTGCATTGGGATACAGCAATCCTCGTGATGCGTTACGCAGGCATTGTAAGGGTGTCGTGAAACGCGACACCCTTACGGAAGGCGGACCGCAGCAGCTTTCTTTTATTCCCGAAGGCGATGTGTACCGCCTGATCGTTCACAGCAAGCTGCCCTCTGCGGAACGATTTGAACGCTGGGTGTTTGATGAAGTGCTGCCCTCTATCCGTAAGCACGGGGCTTACATCACCAGGGAGAAGCTGTGGGAGGTTGCCACTTCCCCGGAAGCCATGATGAAACTCTGTTCCGACCTGCTGGCAGAACGGGAGGAAAATGCGGCGCTGCGAGAGGAAAACGCCATGCTGGAGGGCAAGGCAGCCTTTTATGACCTGTTTATCGACCTCAAGCACAGCACCAACCTCCGCACCACCGCCAAAGAACTGGTTGTGCCGGAGCGTCGGTTTGTCCGCTTCCTGCTGGAACAGCGATTTGTGTACCGCGCCCCGTCCGGGAATGTACTGCCTTATGCAAAACCTGCCAACGACGGCCTGTTCACCGTCAAGGACTACTGCAACCACGGGCATACCGGCTCCTATACGCTGGTAACGCCCCAGGGCAAGCTGTATTTTGCCCAGCTGCGGGACAGCATCCTGCTGATGATATGA
- a CDS encoding PcfB family protein has protein sequence MQEEVENRTLTLVVNGTKFTGRLFKAAITKYLAHRKEKKLNKQRSRDAPVKPQGKQTVKQLIGQNQGVSNIEITDPSIKEFEKIARKYGVDYAVKKDRSTSPPKYLIFFKGRDADALTAAFTEYTGKKVKKAEKTERPSVLAKLNQFKELVKNAVVDRTRRKELER, from the coding sequence ATGCAGGAAGAAGTGGAAAACAGGACTTTGACGCTGGTAGTCAACGGCACAAAGTTCACCGGGCGGCTATTTAAGGCTGCCATCACCAAGTATCTTGCCCATCGCAAGGAAAAGAAGCTGAATAAGCAGAGAAGTCGGGACGCGCCTGTGAAGCCCCAGGGTAAGCAGACGGTCAAGCAGCTCATTGGTCAGAACCAGGGCGTTTCCAATATCGAAATCACCGATCCCTCCATCAAGGAGTTTGAAAAGATCGCCCGGAAATATGGTGTGGATTATGCGGTGAAAAAAGACCGCAGCACCTCCCCGCCCAAGTACCTGATCTTTTTCAAAGGTCGGGATGCGGATGCCCTGACCGCCGCTTTCACCGAATACACCGGCAAAAAGGTGAAAAAAGCAGAGAAAACAGAGCGTCCGTCTGTGCTGGCAAAGCTGAACCAGTTCAAAGAGCTGGTCAAAAATGCCGTGGTGGACCGCACCAGGCGAAAGGAGCTGGAACGATGA
- a CDS encoding Maff2 family mobile element protein, whose protein sequence is MEFFNEAINVLQTLVIALGAGLGVWGVINLLEGYGNDNPGAKSQGMKQLMAGAGVAVVGLILVPLLSGLFAV, encoded by the coding sequence ATGGAATTTTTCAATGAAGCGATCAATGTGTTGCAGACCCTCGTGATTGCCCTTGGTGCTGGTCTTGGCGTATGGGGCGTTATCAACCTGCTGGAAGGTTACGGAAACGACAACCCTGGTGCAAAGAGCCAGGGTATGAAGCAGCTCATGGCGGGCGCTGGTGTGGCTGTGGTCGGCCTGATCCTCGTACCTCTGCTTTCCGGCCTGTTTGCCGTCTAA
- a CDS encoding VirB6/TrbL-like conjugal transfer protein, CD1112 family → MDFLLDALTEWLKEMLVGGIMGNLSGMFDSVNQQVGDISVQVGQTPQGWNGGIFSMIQSLSNSIMVPIAGVILAIVMTLELIQMITDKNNLHDVDTWMIFKWVFKSAAAILLVTNTWNIVMGVFDMAQSVVAQASGIISSDATIDISSVLTDMEPRLMEMDLGPLFGLWFQSMFIGVTMWALYICIFIVIYGRMIEIYLVTSVAPIPMAAMMGKEWGGMGQNYLRSLLALGFQAFLIIVCVAIYAVLVQDIATEEDVIMAIWSCVGYTVLLCFTLFKTGSLAKAVFQAH, encoded by the coding sequence ATGGATTTTCTGCTGGACGCGCTTACTGAGTGGCTCAAGGAAATGCTGGTAGGCGGCATTATGGGCAACCTGTCCGGGATGTTCGATTCTGTAAACCAGCAGGTCGGAGATATATCCGTGCAGGTTGGGCAAACGCCGCAGGGCTGGAACGGCGGCATTTTCAGCATGATCCAGAGCCTCTCCAACTCCATCATGGTTCCCATCGCCGGTGTGATTCTGGCGATTGTAATGACGCTGGAACTGATCCAGATGATTACCGACAAAAACAACCTACATGATGTGGACACCTGGATGATTTTCAAATGGGTGTTCAAGTCAGCCGCAGCCATACTCCTTGTCACGAATACATGGAATATCGTCATGGGCGTGTTCGATATGGCGCAGAGTGTGGTGGCACAGGCATCCGGGATTATTTCTTCGGATGCAACCATTGATATTTCCTCTGTCCTTACGGACATGGAACCTCGGCTGATGGAAATGGATTTGGGTCCGTTGTTCGGGCTTTGGTTCCAGAGTATGTTTATCGGCGTTACCATGTGGGCGCTGTATATCTGCATCTTCATCGTGATTTATGGCCGTATGATTGAAATTTACCTTGTGACATCCGTTGCGCCCATCCCTATGGCTGCCATGATGGGCAAGGAATGGGGCGGCATGGGCCAGAACTATCTGCGCTCCCTGTTGGCGCTGGGATTCCAGGCATTTCTCATCATTGTCTGTGTGGCGATTTATGCTGTACTGGTACAGGACATCGCTACCGAGGAAGATGTGATTATGGCGATTTGGAGCTGTGTGGGCTATACGGTTTTACTGTGTTTTACCCTCTTTAAGACCGGAAGCCTTGCAAAAGCTGTATTCCAGGCTCATTAA
- a CDS encoding PrgI family protein, with the protein MAYVPVPKDLTKVKTKVAFNLTKRQLVCFGGGALLGVPLFFLLRGSAGNSTAALCMMFVMLPFFLLAMYEKHGQPLEKIVGNIIRVTVIRPRQRPYRTNNFYAVLQRQANLDEEVSHIVYGNQKLAAPAVRKKRGKSCAAGQNKEKAVPRRQKAD; encoded by the coding sequence ATGGCCTATGTACCTGTACCCAAAGACCTGACGAAAGTCAAAACCAAGGTTGCTTTCAACTTAACCAAGCGGCAGTTAGTCTGCTTCGGCGGAGGGGCGCTTTTGGGCGTACCGCTGTTCTTTCTGCTCCGTGGCTCTGCCGGAAACAGTACGGCAGCCCTGTGCATGATGTTCGTGATGCTGCCCTTCTTCCTGCTGGCGATGTATGAAAAGCATGGTCAGCCGTTGGAAAAGATTGTGGGCAATATCATCCGCGTCACGGTGATCCGCCCCAGGCAGCGCCCCTACCGCACCAATAACTTCTATGCCGTGTTGCAGCGGCAGGCAAATCTCGACGAGGAGGTGTCACACATTGTTTACGGCAATCAAAAACTGGCTGCACCGGCTGTTCGGAAAAAACGAGGAAAAAGCTGTGCAGCCGGTCAAAACAAAGAAAAAGCTGTCCCGCGCCGACAGAAAGCAGATTGA